The Anomalospiza imberbis isolate Cuckoo-Finch-1a 21T00152 chromosome Z, ASM3175350v1, whole genome shotgun sequence genomic interval CTCTccttaaaaggagaaaaaatactCATGGCAAATTGAAATCTCATTCGTTAAAATTAAGACCAAACATAACATCCAAGGCAGCAAGGGCATGTAGCACAGCAGCCATACATTAAGACTTGAAATGTGTCATTAAGCTCTTGCATCTGACCCTTGAGCTAAGTGCATGCACAGGCTCAGAGAAGCCAACCTGTGACTGTGACACCACACAGACCAACACTGACAAAGGGGAAGGGGCAAGCACATGACTTCTGTTGATCCAACAGCAGACAGAAAATCCCTGGTGACCACGAGAGTATTCCTCAGCTGTCAAAAGTTGATTTGAGTGTGCAGTTAGTTGCATCTTTCACTGTTTACATGTGGGGGGGAATTTGCAAATCACAGTACTCCACTCCCAATACTCTTAGCATAAAGGGAAAGAGATGTTCTGTTAAGCATGACTGCATATTGTTGCCATATGCATTTATCATTCCACCTTTACAGCAGAAAGTattcttttgctgtttttcttttttttttaaagagtggCCATATTGTTACTGCTGCCACGACTCCCATTTTTATTACACCTATGCTAAAAATATGGTTCTGCAATAAATATTGTTAGAATGAAATGGAAGTTAAAACATGCTCAGTTAATTACAGCAAGTAGTTCTTTCCAATCAAGGATTttaaccccacaaaccccttAAACAGTTTGCAGATGCTCAAGTTCCTTATATGAAGATACAGCACAACATTTAAAACTCAGTGCTTAGCCACATACAATTCATACTGTAATCTAGACACATGTTATAACATATCCCCACTTAGATCAACAAATTCATCATCCCTCTTGACCAAGTCATCTTCATCTTCCAAGTCTTTCCAGGTGCTAGTGGGTAAAGATGGTTTGACAGACTGTCTCTGCAGTAAAGCAAATGGAAACAAGGATGACAAACGGGCAGAATTTCTTAGCATAGGAACAGAATGTACATCTCCAGAAACAGCCTGACTGTGCTCTTCATCCATTTTCACCTGCAGGCTTTGCACTTCCTCCATCAAGTCCAAAATCTTGGCAGCTGTAGCTATTGTTCCACCACCATGAAGCTGGGCCTCAGGAATCCATCGTAGGTAACGCTGTGCCCAGACTTTGATTTCAGGGCCATCGATGCGTGGCAGCAGAAGACCATGGTAGTCGACAGGTTTGCTATGCCAGCTGTCATAAAACTCCCTTAAGCTGTTAGGGGGCTCATCTGAAGAATTTATGAACTTGCCAATTCTCTTAcccagaatatttttaattaaatgatcTGTTTCCTCCCTGAAAAACCCTCTCTTTGTGGAAGGCTTTGCCGGTGTCAGTGGCAAAGAAAGTTGCCGTTGATgctttaagagaaaaaaaagggtaaaTACTCAGATAAATATTAATAGAATGGGACTTCAGAAAGCAGTtttaagaggaagaaaaagttgTATTCAGAAACCTCTTGCAAGCAAGAGTCACTTGATCTACATAGGAAAGCAGTGGCTGTGtttaaattgttatttttcAATACATCAAGTACTTTACAGAGCATACTGAGTGttgccagcttccttccctgcTAACCAAAGTAACACCAATAAAGTGATTTTCTATGAAAAAGCCAAACCCTTTGCTTACATTTAAGTGTCAGTGTCCATATTTAGTTTAAGCTAGTTAGAAATCAGAGAGCAGTTTATTTATAGGTTTTTATCCAGTGGTCCCTCACTGCATCTCACATAAATGCTGTAGATCATACTGGCAGTGTCTCACATGAGAATGCTTTATACAGGACAGAATTTAACTAATGTACTGCAATTGAAAGAGGCTACTCAAAAATTTTTTCCCTGAGTTTGTGCTATGTGCCAGTAATGAGGTGGTCCATCCATAATCCTCCATACTCCCGACagttttttttgctgttgttggtCCCTCTCCCACTCtaagtgcacacacacacactccagTTACACTCAGACAAAATTAGGGAGGCAATTACAAACCCTATGTATTTCAGTCAGGTACTCTGTGGAACTAAATGAACTCCCTTCAAACACATCATTGCAACTCACCTGAATATTAAATCTCATGACCTACCAACAGACTTGCATAGAAGTATGAAGAAAAAGAATCCATAACTCCATGGCTATGAACTATAAAAGAGTTATTTATAACTGAGGTGCATGCAAACTGGGTTCTTAAGATCCAGGTGGGTCTGAGGTATACATGTATTTTGTCAATTAAAAAAAGTCTGCACCAATACTTTCACTGTGAGTACATTTGAAATAAGAGATGTGCAAAATATTTctagaatttaaaaaacagtttaGCAGCACATATCTTACTTTGAACCGTGCAGTCTTCCGTTGACTTCTATCTGGTTTTGGTTTCTCTGCATAAAGAGGGTTGTTCAGAAAAGCCAGGGCCTTGGGGTCAAACTGCACAGACCAGTCCCACACAGTAAGGAATCTGAAAGGACCACTTTGTGTCTTGAGGCTTTCCCCACTCTGCCAAAACAAACAGGTCACATTTAATACTGCTAGAAGGGAATTCTGACCAAGTCAAGGTGAAATAAAGAAACTGGCTTTTCAGACAAAAGGCCATAGAGTTGCAAAAACACTCTTGCTTTCTATGTGTTCAACAACTGAATAACAACAGTGCAATTAGACCTTCACAGATGAAAATAAAGTTGAATAGGCTCAGAAAAACAGACATTTTGAAACTTGGGCAAGAGACAGATACTTGAATTCTTCAAACACAGGGGGCATGTTAGGATTCCAAACACCAAAAGTTCTAACTGCAGTCATGCAGTACTACTGGTCTAGATTTTATGATCAACCATTAGTATGAAAGACAGTAAACTTCATGTTTTCCTTTGGTCTCTGTGCAGCCTTGCAGAGGATACCCTCATTGCTCCCAGCTTCTTAGGCTAGAGAAGTCCATGAACCAAACATAAATCAACATTCAGGAGATGTTCATTTTGGTATACAACAGAATATACTATACAAGGATTTCATAGATAACTTATTCTGCTAGACAGCTGAATATTCCTCGTAGGTTAAGGAGTTCAAATTTCACTGAAGGGCATTAAACATGAAACTGCAGCTACATATTACAGGTAATGCATTCCTTCTGTCATCAAAAACTCCTAAGTCCTGAACTTGCCTGCTTATAGCCAAAATTCACTTGCACTTGTTCACCCTTCAAGGCAGTTCAATGAGTAAGGAAAAAGGTGCTGTTGGGAATTAGCTGTTTTTGAGTGTTCCTTGTTTGTTGGTCAAACTCATTCTCCAACACACTGCATCCACATAATACCAAACCCTTACCTTATTAGTGTCTCTTTGATGTTGAGAGTTGAAGAAGAAAGTGCTAAAAATAGGCACATAGAGGCTGTCTGACAAGACAGTTAAGTAAGTTTCTGTGAACTCAAATGCTGGAGGATACTGTTGTACCAGCTGCCAAACACAATTTAGCAGGAGCAGAAAAACAGGAGCCTaagtaaacaaaatatttcatcagtttcaaaaaaagttaaaattgtTCCACCATGCAAACTATTTATTTTATAGTATTTAGTGTCTCCAAAGACAAATCTTAAGGCAACAAGCCTGATTAACTACAGAACTACTGCATGTACATTTGGCTGAAATTTGAAGAAGTATTATCTGAGCTATCCTTGGCCAACTATTGACAGAAGAGATGAGCACTTTCTGCTATAAATTTGAAAGTTGCCACTATGAAGCCTTTCAAAGTTGGCAGAGCAAAACTAGTTTATAGCAATTCTTGATCAGAATTAGTCAGTTTACACCTATTACTTCCATTCAAATAGCAATCTGATCTAGTCCCAAAGCAAGAGAGTAAAAAGTTGATCTGCGGCTGTGACAGGAACAGGCAACTAACTTGAGTTATTTCTATGGATGCTACTAACATTTATCACAGTTTTCAAGGACACAGGATACATGACTTTCAAAAGGCTCCAAGACTGGGAAGTTTTACATTTGTTCTCTTTAATAATAAAGCCATTGCTGACCTCTAGACAGCAAAACAGTGATACTGTACAAACATCAAcccataaaacaaaacaaaagattCTCAGAATAACTGGAACTTCTGGACTAACAGGTAAATCCCTCCTCATGATGAGTAAGCTTATAAATagtaaggaaataaattttaaaaatcataccTCCTCTTTCTCACTTTTGTGTAAGTGGTTACAGCGATCCAAAAAGCCATGTCCTCCAATCACCCACTCCTTCTGAATAAGGCTCTGAAACCCTGACTTTGTTCTGCTGTATGAATCCATCATCACTTGCACCAGACTTGAGATTACACAGCACAGATCAGTAGCGCTCTCTTCTACAAAGGAGAACAGAAACCACATTCTACACTGAGCCATTCCTCAAACATTATGTAAGAAAGCAAAGCATTGCCATGTTCACATAAACAAAATCGTGTTTCAGGatcagagcagcacagacatTTTTGCAAGTCAGAGAGAAGTTAATCCATGATTCCAAATTTAAGGTTATTTACACGCTTCTACTAGGAAAGCACTTTGACAATAAAACCTGCAAGCCCCAACTCTTACTACTGTAACTTGCCTGTGCCCTTCAGTCTCCCACAAGCACACACTGCCCCACAGAGCCATTTGTCCTTAACCTTCCTATCCTCCACACCTCTTTTCATAAGGTGTGAAACTGCCTCCTCATGCAACATACCAAAAGGTGCCTCCAGAAAACACCTCTTGCCTGTGCTAAGTTTCTCAAATGGCAATATGCGTGAAAAACTCAACTACATTACCAATCCAGTAGTCACTTAATGGTTAACTTTAGGTTCAGTTTTATATGTAATTACTCAGTCTACAAAAATAAACTGCTCAATATGTTTACAGTAAGtatattattgcatgtatttttaataaagagtCTGCAGAATATCCAACATGTATCTAGAAAATATAAAGgttatttttcaaagttttcaTATAACTGGTCCTTTGTGTAGATATGGTTTCCCTGCCCCTTAAAGTACAGCACAGGGCCTAGGAGaccttaaataaaataaactggcAAACAGGAATGTTACCTCTTCTTTATGCAAGACTCTCCTGCCAATTTATCAGCAGCTTTTTCATTCATATTGTGGAACTGTGCTTACCATATTTTCTTTAACTACAGGAAGCATTTCCAGAAGTGTGGGAGATTTAGGTGTCTTACTTGACTGCTGTAAGAATTTTAGCAAGTCTCTACCATAATTATAAACTTACAGTTTAAGCTACTTCAAAATGAATTTAAACAAATCAATATATAGGACTATGTCATTAAATTCTTACCTATGAGAAGAACATTTGTATGCTGTATTTCCAGACACTCAGCAACTTCTATGGCTTTCTTCAAGACTCTCCTGTTTTGGTACAGGAAAAGTTGAGTGAAGTTTCTTATATTAGTTTCCCCTAGACAGGGTTAGAATGCCATACTTGAAACTTCACTAGTTCTTTAAAACACAAAACTCATGCTCAGTTTCTGTAAATGAAGAACTGCTTAACTTCAGTGGCCACATTTTATTTGGCCATTAACCATGCATTTTCAGTTGCTATGATACACTACTTTATTCTGGATCAATAGCTGCCATCACACACTGAAGTATTACAATTGCTAAGAACCAGATCTTTATCCTGGAAAGAGTCAACATCACCACATTATGTTCTAACCTCCAACATTCTGCATTTCttccaaaatctgcttttaagagggagagggaaggatgAGCAATCAGCTCTTGTAAAAACTCAGACAGAAGTAATGCAGAGAACATTATTACACAAGATGACTGAGTGGAATTACAGATCACATAAAACCAGATGTAACACTGTTTCTAGATCTAAATTTTCATAAATTATTCTTAGCAAAAGCCTGCACACAAATTAGGATTCTTGCAGTATCTTAGGTCACTAATAGAAGCTGACAGTTTATTTCTTCAGTGTGGAGTTGTCAGATTCTTCTTTGTTCTATCATCTAGAACATGTGACAAAGTATCCATACTAGCTACAAGAGCCAAGAACAGGCTGATCCAGGAATCAACTGGATCCAAGTATGGAAACAACCAGTCTCAAAACAACCTAAGGATAGGGACCCAGTCTGGCTTTTACTTTAAACTACCTGTAAGCTTGGTTGTTACGTCAATGAATTTCTCAACATATATGGTCTTCACGACAATCTTTCAATAAACACATACATTTAAATTCTGGATTAACAAGTTAATAACTATCAATATTTATTGATGTTATTATGACCAGAAGGGACTAGGAGCTGACTTCAGAAGCACCTCATGGTAATTAGTTGATCAGAGAATAAACTGACAGACAAAAGAGCTAGCACAAAGtaacactgaaaacaaaatttctcAACATTCCACTACAGCAAGCCTTAAGTTAGCCAACACCATTCCAACATTTACTCACTGTGGACtgctgaaagaagaaaagagaacttAAGGAACAATCAGCACAGCAGGGGGACAAAACTGAGAAGAAATGTCCTTTTATAGATCTTTAGTGGACTAACATCTTGAACACTGCACTTCACCTCATCCTAAAGGACATTACAGAAGTAGAGAGTAGAGAGAAGAATGGCAAGGCTAGTCAGAGACAGAACAGTTTCACACAAGAAACAAACAGGATTCTTGAGTTTGGAGAGAAGGTGACAGTGCAGGATGGAAAATACTGGATCTGTATCTTTAACTGGCTCTCTGGAAGAATTGTAATTGGAATGATCTGCTACTTCCCAAATCCTTTAAAGTGGAAGGCTTAACACAAGTCTGCACTGTTAAAAACACTGTCTCAAGCTGCAGAAATAAGATATAGAAATAGGACCATAAGCCtgtcctaattttttttcctcctagcAGTAAAGAATTCAGTTTAAAGAAACTAGCTAGAAAACCCACTACAAATGCAATTACCAACAATTTGAAACACAGAAAGTTGAAGATACAGCAAACCTGATTATTTCTAGCCAGTTTGTGCTCTCCAGTAATGAAAACCATTTCACATCAGTTGCCCAGAAGTCTGTACTGTTATCTgcaaaaagaagataaaaacaaaaaattggtTTGTGCACACATACCCAGTGATAATTAGCAGCTATCCATTGAATTACCCTTCAGTTATGAACACGTACAAAGCAACCAACGCTAAGGAGTCAGTAAATCTCAATCACTTTTAAAGTTGACATCTTATAACTAAATAAGGAAGTGAAGTAGTCCTACAAACACCAGCAGAGTTTTTTAGCACCACAGCCTTTTAGAAAAAGTAAGTTGAAGGTTCATGGCAATCAAACCAGGTGAATAAATCTGTTgacaaaatggaaaaggaataaaaaagttTACTCAGAGATGATGATCTACATAAAGCTTAACCTAAAGATGCTGGATTTTGAAAATCATTACCATCGGAGCCAGAGACATCAATGGGTTTTAGAAGTAGGTTATAAAAACTTATTGAATGTAAGACtacctgaaaaatattttaaacagtttttGCTGCAActaaaaaaaggcattaaaataCATAAACAGGGAGGCCAAGCTCAATACCAAAAAACCATTAAACTCCTATGAATTTCACTAGtatttttgtaggttttttcaaATGCCACCTAAGTGCCcattgcttttatttctatCAAAGCCAGTCAACAAATATTGGAAAGCTTTCACAAGCTGATACAGTCAATTAAAACAAGAACAGATTACATTTCCTGCATGAGACAAACCTTGAAGCACAAGGCCTACAATGGTTCTACTAGTGAGAAACCAGATACACACAATTCCCTCCTCCCCCATCCTTTCCATGACAGCTTCAGCTCCACATGTTTCTGTCTAACTGCCCACCTCCCAGTGTCTCTCCAAACACATCCAGTGTTCAATTCCAGCACATTCACATACTTCTGTGTCGGCTGCATCTTTCACCTACGCCTCAAATGCACAGGCATATACGTGTTTTATTCCTGTAGCTGTGCTGCCTCCATGCCTCTGCACCTCATCCTGTTCATTACACAATTTAAACTCCTCTCCCAGTTTCTTTCACCCTGGCCATAGAAACTCGTTCTCCACAAAAGTACTAGACTGCATCTTCAAAGCTCTGTTTCCTTTAGACAGTTTTCACCAAAtcccaccaccctcacaataaagaattttttcctaatacctgATCCAAAGCTGCCCATTTTCCCTTGTCATTTCATGCTCTCATCTAAAGTTCCTCTCTAGTTCTCCTGTAGCACCTATCAGAACTGGAAggttctcttctccaggctcaacAGTCCTAATTCTGTCCACCTTTCCTCAGAGGAGAGATCCCCCATtcctctgatcatcttggtggcctcctctgggctcactccagcaggtccctgtccctcccgtgctgggagcccagggctggatgcagtgctccaggtgggtctcagcagagcagagcagaggggcagaatcccctccctgccctgctgcccacggggctctggatgcagccaggacacgtttggctctctgggctgtgagtgccatGGCCAGGACAAGTTGCCTATACCATATTAACTAGGCACATACAGGACAAAAGTAACAGTTAATGTGTTCAGACTTTAAAATAtggtaataaaataataaatttctATAAGACCTTAGTACTTGAAAAAGGTTACCTGAATGTTTCTCTCAGACTGAAAGTGCAGAGTGCTATACCCAGTGAGGTACAGTCTATTAACAaaccttattttaaaaactgcaaGAACAAGCACTTACTAGATGGCAGTTTCAACACATCCCCTTTTGCATGAATATAAGACAATGATACAATTACATCATTGAAATACACAGTATTTCATGACACAGGTTAAATGACTTAAATTCAAGCTTAGCCTTTTTTCCTATAGAGGGCGAGTTACTAGAAAACACATAAAAAGGCAATTATTTTTAGATCTTAAGATTCACTGTGGATTTGACAGTGTATTCTAGTCAAAATCCTCACTATGAAACTCAAATATTTCATATTAGAAGTGGAGTGAAGCTTTTTACATCTCAAGAGGTGAGGTCGAAGCATTTCATGACAGTAAAATAGTTGCAAAGCCTCAGAAGAAAGAAGTCTGAAAGCCTAGATCATACTTTCACATGGACCCCATTTGATTGCTTTCTAAAGGATAGAATTTAAGCAGCTTCATGTGTTTTGAGATGTGACTAGTGTGTAACAAAACCTAGGGCAAAAATTAATTAGCAGTCTCTACTCTTGACAGAGCCCAAAGGCTAAACGTTTGGCCACAGAAGACTAAAAATCTTCCCCACAAACTTCATTCCAGTTAGTGCAATACAACTAACACTTAAGACTCCACTCCTTCAAAAGCAATTTTCAGATACTGTGACAGCTTAGCAAGAGGTGGTTAAATCAAAGAACTACAAACCTTCATTCACATCCATCCCAGACATAAGCACAGTCTTCagttacatattttaaaacctGCTTTTAAGCACCCTCAAAATCAAGACAACAATCAAGAAAATTACTGCACTCAGGAGTCACAGCACATTATTGTTATGCTTTCCTTTAAAGTCTGACTTACCTATCAAAAACAGCTGTTTAAATCTTGTGTATGCAGTCTGGATATCTTGCAGAGATGGAAGGCTGCTTGACAAGTCATCCATCTTCAGGAGCTCATAGGGAGGTTTGCTAATTGTCTTATAGATTCTAAATCAAACCATAAAGAGATTAAAGCCGCCTGCTTCACAAGTCAAAATTCAACTATTATCACTGAAGACAAAGTTAATAGGTGTGATTTGTCAAAGAGCTATAATAACAGAAGAGAGACACTCTGGAAATCTAGTGACCTCCATGCATTTCTAAGTAATGTCTGGAAGCTTGCCTACAGGCTTATAACAAGATTTGATGCATTTAACCATGACACCAATAAAATTATAGTAGTGCCTATTTGTGCAGTTATGAATATTACAAGCACTACTTGATTTTTACTACTGTTTCTTTAGTATTCTCATCACAAGACAACACCAAATCACTTTACTAGGAGGCTGCAAGAGCTGTATCCTGAAAGAAGATGGACAGAAACACCCAAAACTCCCAGCAGAAGCTTACAATTTCTCTTGACTTTTGCCAACCACATTCTGATACCTAGCTGCTAGATGTTCTAATAAAACACACAAGTAAAGGAAATTATTTGGATTCAAACAAGACAATGCATCTTGCACTtccctatatatatatatatatatatatatatatatacacacacacagattttttcccgaaggagaggaaaaaataccaGGCCAGATGATGCTTTGGATTGGACCCAGAGCATTCCCTCTCATTCAGGTTCCAGAGCTCAGATGAACATCAACATAGTAACTACATCTGCTGTCACACTGGCCTCTTTATTATCAAGACCTGGGAAAAGTTGCTCTAGCTCATACTTCAGAAGTGAGGTCTTGTGGGCAGTTTTCCAGGCAGGACAGAGTGCTTTGCTTCCTGCAGGCTGTAGCACAGAAACCTGCTTTAGGTGAGAACTACAGGAGTCCACATCAGAAACATGGGTTACCACACCTACTGGAAGATGCATCAGATCAGAGAAGTGAGGGAAAGAAATTGCTGGCCAAATACAATACTTCTTCCAAATGACACAGCAAAGAACTTACGCTGCAAGATCAGACTCtgaacagctttttaaaaaagataaacTGCTAATTGTAAACATCTGCTATGTGCCTGAGTTCAGACTATTACTATAATGGCACTTGAACACACCCTGATGGCCAATTTGTAGACATATTTCAGACTCCAGTGATTAAACACCAGTGCTGCACAGCAAAGAAAACCAGCAATACTGCCCCAAGTTCAAATGGCCACAGAGAAGGGATCAAAATATCAGAGGATAACTTGTTACATATTACTTCTAGTTTTCTTTACTTTCACATCACGAAATAGCATTAAAGTCAGTTCTAAGTCATATAATCTTTCCCATTTCAGGGTAGAAATATTAGAGAGCCTGCAGGAAGGGCCACAACTCTTTCCTATGCAAgcataattaattttataaacAAAAGCAGTTTTAAGAGCCCAGTCAagctgttttttgtttgttctgtgtGATTAACAGGTCTCCATCTATGAGGAACAAGGAGCCAACATTTAATGTACAGATTGTACATATGAGTCTGATGTAACAGGTGGCTGTTGAGAGAGAAGTTCGGTCTAGGACAAacaacagtttaaaaaaaaaaagctaaaattaaAGGGCAAAAAGTCATTGCCATAACAGTCAGACTGCTGTCCTCCTTCCCTTAAGTTAAACTTGTCATTTTTCAAACTGCTGAACTAATTCTGTTTACTACCCCCTCTGAAAAGGTATTGTCTGCCTTCATATCTGAAAGCTGCAGTAGTGAATTGCTTAGGCTGCCTCAGATATTTTAGGACACCTTATCTCAAGTTATTTAATAACATGAACCTAGCTCCTCTCAGAAGGTGGCAGAGTCTTAAAAACTCAGTTTGCAAATGAACATTTAGAGATGGAGTCTACACTTCTCTTACTTGCAAAACAATTAAGTCATTAAACCCTAcaggctttgctgctgctttacCTAAAACACACCAGTTAGTACAGATTCGTCAGAAATATATGTCTGTGCATCTCCACAGAAAAACCCTTCGGTGAAGTTCCAACCCTGCACAAGTGACCAATGCTGTTGGGTCAAGGGCTTAAACACATTCCACCACAGCAAACTACTTTCAGATACAGAACTTGTTTCCTGATGTGTGAAAGCTTAAAAGACATAGCATATATGGAAAAAGAGAAGCAAGGTCCATACCAAGCAAAGTGTTGTGGACAGAATAGCTATTACTGACCCATCCAAGAAGGCTTTTTGCATTTGTGAAGTGCTGTCATCCTGTTCTTTGGGAAATGCAGACATTTTGAGAAGAGCAGCACCATTATGGCAAGACCAACACCAAATCTGCAGCAAGACATTAATCAGATGAGGAAAGTAAGTAAATTGTCCTATACAAGGTATTTGCTCAAGTGATGGAGTGATTTCAAAATATCTCTGTGCTTTTGATTCATTGAATTTTTAGTGTATTTAATAGAAGCAAACATCAACAGAAGCAAATTCCTACACCTGCACCAAAAATACATGCCTGAGTACACTATGTTACCACTTGCAAGTTTTAAGTCAGACTTTACACAGGCACAGGGACATATAAAATGACAGATTATGCCAAAACATTACTTTCTCAACTTCCCtcacaggtgaaaaaaaattgatcaaAAAGTCTACGGTCAAATTATGTCAGAATATATGCCACAGCAAGATAAAACTTTCAAGtaactttatatatatattatccATCAGTTTCTCCACTATTAGATTTTTCTAATAGTTCAGCCTTGAGATAACTCACAATAGATGCACTGGTATTTTTCCATGTGAACTATGCATAAAGAGTAATCTAGGCATATGAAATAAAGTATTAAACACTCCACAGCTAAACCAGATTGCATGGTCACAGGTATTTCTAGTGGCAAATCAGTCCTCAAAGCTTCTTACTTCCCTTTACACAATTTCCTCATTCATACTTCTTACTCCTTGAAGCTCTCAAGATCTGTAAACTTGCATTGAAACAAGGAGTAAGAATCACTTTCATCAGGAATATTACACAAATGAAATCAGGAAGTAGAAGTTCTGCTATCAATTGACAGTAACCAAGAGGTGCACCTCAGAAGGATACAGAAACCACACAATCATCAAGAGTGGAAAAAATTACTATACTGTCCTTCCATTGCCTTCTAAAACCAATTCAGTGTGGTCCAGATATCTTGACACTAGCTTCACAGAAACAGTCTGGAAATAATTAGAAGAGTTCTACAAGGCCTTGGAACAGTGGGCAGCTACACATGTTGTCATCTATCTGGACATCTGTAGGGCCTTTAACATGGTTACACACAACATCCTTCTCTCATATTTGGAGAAATAGGGATTTGATGCATGGACTGTTCAGGGATGAGGAATTGGTTGAATGGTCCCATCCAGAGAG includes:
- the MTMR12 gene encoding myotubularin-related protein 12 isoform X1 — translated: MRLGVAALPRDRSFRCLPARDERWEAPPPRAGAMLGGGARAAKPSFVSYISPEEIHIKEPIEKEVNPHLLPGELLLCEASTVYKYVQEDGSNRGTYGKLVCTNFKISFLDDDSASDDNEPQFKNKIVGENDITLQCVDQIYGVYDEKKKLLTGQLRKYPEKLIIYCKDLRVFNFCLRYTKEEEVKRIVSGIVHHSQTPKLLKRLFLFSYASAAPNNTDGRNQTVMFETLEDWRDELERTKGNVKYKAVTTNEGYRVSEKLPLYFVVPICISEESILKYEGRGIPIWCWSCHNGAALLKMSAFPKEQDDSTSQMQKAFLDGIYKTISKPPYELLKMDDLSSSLPSLQDIQTAYTRFKQLFLIDNSTDFWATDVKWFSLLESTNWLEIIRRVLKKAIEVAECLEIQHTNVLLIEESATDLCCVISSLVQVMMDSYSRTKSGFQSLIQKEWVIGGHGFLDRCNHLHKSEKEEAPVFLLLLNCVWQLVQQYPPAFEFTETYLTVLSDSLYVPIFSTFFFNSQHQRDTNKSGESLKTQSGPFRFLTVWDWSVQFDPKALAFLNNPLYAEKPKPDRSQRKTARFKHQRQLSLPLTPAKPSTKRGFFREETDHLIKNILGKRIGKFINSSDEPPNSLREFYDSWHSKPVDYHGLLLPRIDGPEIKVWAQRYLRWIPEAQLHGGGTIATAAKILDLMEEVQSLQVKMDEEHSQAVSGDVHSVPMLRNSARLSSLFPFALLQRQSVKPSLPTSTWKDLEDEDDLVKRDDEFVDLSGDML
- the MTMR12 gene encoding myotubularin-related protein 12 isoform X3, which gives rise to MSFKEIHIKEPIEKEVNPHLLPGELLLCEASTVYKYVQEDGSNRGTYGKLVCTNFKISFLDDDSASDDNEPQFKNKIVGENDITLQCVDQIYGVYDEKKKLLTGQLRKYPEKLIIYCKDLRVFNFCLRYTKEEEVKRIVSGIVHHSQTPKLLKRLFLFSYASAAPNNTDGRNQTVMFETLEDWRDELERTKGNVKYKAVTTNEGYRVSEKLPLYFVVPICISEESILKYEGRGIPIWCWSCHNGAALLKMSAFPKEQDDSTSQMQKAFLDGIYKTISKPPYELLKMDDLSSSLPSLQDIQTAYTRFKQLFLIDNSTDFWATDVKWFSLLESTNWLEIIRRVLKKAIEVAECLEIQHTNVLLIEESATDLCCVISSLVQVMMDSYSRTKSGFQSLIQKEWVIGGHGFLDRCNHLHKSEKEEAPVFLLLLNCVWQLVQQYPPAFEFTETYLTVLSDSLYVPIFSTFFFNSQHQRDTNKSGESLKTQSGPFRFLTVWDWSVQFDPKALAFLNNPLYAEKPKPDRSQRKTARFKHQRQLSLPLTPAKPSTKRGFFREETDHLIKNILGKRIGKFINSSDEPPNSLREFYDSWHSKPVDYHGLLLPRIDGPEIKVWAQRYLRWIPEAQLHGGGTIATAAKILDLMEEVQSLQVKMDEEHSQAVSGDVHSVPMLRNSARLSSLFPFALLQRQSVKPSLPTSTWKDLEDEDDLVKRDDEFVDLSGDML
- the MTMR12 gene encoding myotubularin-related protein 12 isoform X2, producing MILVAAGRVTKEIHIKEPIEKEVNPHLLPGELLLCEASTVYKYVQEDGSNRGTYGKLVCTNFKISFLDDDSASDDNEPQFKNKIVGENDITLQCVDQIYGVYDEKKKLLTGQLRKYPEKLIIYCKDLRVFNFCLRYTKEEEVKRIVSGIVHHSQTPKLLKRLFLFSYASAAPNNTDGRNQTVMFETLEDWRDELERTKGNVKYKAVTTNEGYRVSEKLPLYFVVPICISEESILKYEGRGIPIWCWSCHNGAALLKMSAFPKEQDDSTSQMQKAFLDGIYKTISKPPYELLKMDDLSSSLPSLQDIQTAYTRFKQLFLIDNSTDFWATDVKWFSLLESTNWLEIIRRVLKKAIEVAECLEIQHTNVLLIEESATDLCCVISSLVQVMMDSYSRTKSGFQSLIQKEWVIGGHGFLDRCNHLHKSEKEEAPVFLLLLNCVWQLVQQYPPAFEFTETYLTVLSDSLYVPIFSTFFFNSQHQRDTNKSGESLKTQSGPFRFLTVWDWSVQFDPKALAFLNNPLYAEKPKPDRSQRKTARFKHQRQLSLPLTPAKPSTKRGFFREETDHLIKNILGKRIGKFINSSDEPPNSLREFYDSWHSKPVDYHGLLLPRIDGPEIKVWAQRYLRWIPEAQLHGGGTIATAAKILDLMEEVQSLQVKMDEEHSQAVSGDVHSVPMLRNSARLSSLFPFALLQRQSVKPSLPTSTWKDLEDEDDLVKRDDEFVDLSGDML